One window from the genome of Bacilli bacterium encodes:
- a CDS encoding recombinase family protein, with protein sequence MINYEQSKVKTIKALTNPSVLKRVVTDARVSTADEHQDSSYRLQFSELEKSIRINPRYEFIGIFKDCKSGRDIKHREEFTTMLELAFMGEIDVIVTKSITRFGRNLIGTINIIRSLKLNYVEVIFQKENISTFDSSIEMVLTILATHAEVVSNNISQNVLWSIKRKIRKGGNLTSRLYGYAIKGESWKDLKENMKYQLSITMID encoded by the coding sequence ATGATTAATTATGAACAATCAAAAGTTAAAACAATTAAAGCACTGACAAACCCATCGGTACTTAAGCGTGTTGTCACCGATGCACGTGTTTCAACAGCGGATGAACACCAAGATTCATCGTACCGCTTGCAATTCAGTGAATTAGAAAAATCAATTCGGATTAATCCTAGATATGAATTCATCGGTATCTTTAAAGATTGTAAAAGCGGTCGAGATATAAAACATCGTGAAGAATTCACGACTATGTTAGAGTTAGCGTTTATGGGCGAAATCGATGTCATTGTGACTAAATCTATTACGCGGTTTGGCCGTAATCTTATCGGAACCATAAATATTATCCGCTCTCTTAAACTTAATTATGTTGAGGTAATATTCCAAAAGGAAAATATTTCAACCTTTGATTCTTCAATTGAAATGGTTCTCACGATTCTTGCAACACACGCTGAAGTGGTATCAAACAATATTTCACAAAATGTGCTTTGGAGTATTAAACGGAAGATAAGAAAAGGTGGAAACCTTACTTCTCGTTTATACGGTTATGCGATTAAAGGTGAATCGTGGAAAGATCTAAAAGAGAATATGAAATACCAACTCTCTATTACTATGATAGATTAA